Proteins encoded in a region of the Veillonella parvula genome:
- a CDS encoding CapA family protein produces the protein MYIGADLVPTDINKTLFENGNGEAFVGKELYEILKQSDLNVFNLEVPLTDIETPIVKFGNNLIAPTKTINGYKALEPLFLTLANNHSLDQGGEGLTTTLNLLKQHKIAHAGAGANLKEAKKPFIFEKDNVRIGFYLCTENEFTIATCHTMGANPFDVLESFDEVKVLKAQCDYVIVLYHGGKEFYRYPSPMLQKYCHKFVDSGANLVICQHNHCVGSREDYQGGTIIYGQGNFIFNSDFYVNHQEFVKDAILVTIDVTKDDFVVSELPIRRTDNGTRLATEVEATETLEAYRKRSEEIKDPHFVTQAYKAFADTHVKRYLREFLGRSFIVRAINALLGRKLVELILGKTSYLAIQNYLECEAHHELFLRGIKNINKK, from the coding sequence ATGTACATCGGGGCTGATTTAGTTCCTACGGATATTAATAAAACATTATTTGAAAACGGTAATGGAGAAGCTTTTGTAGGAAAAGAGCTTTATGAAATTTTGAAGCAATCGGATTTAAATGTTTTCAATTTAGAGGTTCCTCTTACTGATATAGAGACACCCATCGTAAAATTTGGTAATAATTTAATTGCGCCTACAAAAACAATTAATGGATATAAGGCATTAGAGCCGTTATTTTTAACACTGGCTAATAACCACTCCTTAGATCAAGGGGGGGAAGGGTTGACGACAACATTAAATTTGTTGAAGCAGCATAAGATTGCTCATGCTGGAGCTGGAGCTAATTTGAAAGAGGCTAAGAAGCCATTTATCTTTGAAAAAGATAATGTACGTATTGGATTCTATCTTTGTACAGAGAACGAGTTTACTATAGCTACTTGTCATACAATGGGGGCTAATCCTTTTGATGTGCTAGAAAGCTTTGACGAAGTGAAAGTTTTAAAGGCACAATGCGACTACGTCATCGTTCTATATCACGGCGGCAAGGAATTCTATCGCTATCCATCTCCTATGCTACAGAAATATTGCCATAAATTTGTCGATAGTGGAGCGAATCTCGTTATCTGTCAACATAATCATTGTGTAGGGTCTCGCGAAGATTACCAGGGGGGCACTATCATTTATGGACAGGGAAACTTTATTTTTAACTCTGACTTTTATGTAAATCATCAGGAATTTGTGAAAGATGCAATACTAGTTACTATAGACGTAACTAAGGATGATTTTGTGGTGTCTGAATTGCCTATTCGTAGAACCGATAATGGTACACGACTAGCCACAGAAGTTGAAGCTACAGAAACATTAGAGGCTTATAGAAAACGTAGTGAAGAAATTAAAGACCCTCACTTTGTGACTCAAGCTTATAAGGCCTTTGCTGATACACATGTAAAACGTTATTTGCGTGAGTTTTTAGGTAGATCATTTATTGTACGCGCTATTAATGCTTTATTGGGCCGAAAATTGGTAGAACTTATTTTGGGCAAAACGAGTTATTTAGCAATACAAAATTATTTGGAATGTGAAGCTCATCATGAACTATTCTTGAGAGGCATTAAGAATATCAATAAGAAATAA
- a CDS encoding ATP-grasp fold amidoligase family protein — protein sequence MKFRKLCNVGMSFLTKPYYRTRILIKSGYYDSLSDEDFLKKVFPKYMGYPLDLENPKTFSEKLQWLKVNFRDPIQTVMVDKHEAKHFIAQRVGNQYIIPTISVWNSVDDIDLDRLPNQFVLKCTHDSGGIVICKDKSTLDWEAAKAKLRTFLKRDYSRIAREWPYKNVPRRIIGEEYLSELGSNDILDYKMYCFHGEPKLTVVCSNRFSKTGTRMNFYDIDWNPMGIHFGHYPPLPTEFPKPDTYGEMQQVAMELSKGCPFLRVDFYEIKGHLFIGELTFFPGAGFERFRPMSKDYELGEWLHLENVHRG from the coding sequence ATGAAGTTCAGAAAATTGTGTAATGTTGGCATGTCCTTTCTAACAAAACCTTACTATCGTACGAGGATATTAATTAAATCGGGTTATTATGACTCTTTGTCTGATGAAGACTTTTTGAAGAAGGTATTTCCTAAGTATATGGGATACCCTTTAGATCTAGAAAATCCAAAAACTTTCAGCGAAAAGTTACAATGGCTTAAGGTTAATTTTAGAGACCCAATACAAACAGTGATGGTTGATAAACATGAAGCTAAACATTTTATTGCTCAACGTGTAGGAAATCAGTATATAATACCTACGATTTCCGTATGGAACTCTGTAGATGATATTGATCTTGATAGATTGCCTAATCAATTCGTTTTGAAATGTACACATGATAGTGGAGGCATCGTTATTTGTAAAGATAAATCAACACTTGATTGGGAAGCAGCAAAAGCTAAATTAAGAACATTCTTAAAACGGGATTATTCACGTATTGCTAGAGAGTGGCCTTATAAGAATGTTCCTCGACGTATTATCGGAGAGGAATATTTGTCGGAGTTAGGTAGCAATGACATATTAGATTATAAGATGTATTGCTTTCATGGTGAACCAAAGTTAACAGTAGTATGTTCTAATCGTTTTTCTAAAACAGGAACGCGTATGAACTTCTATGATATCGATTGGAATCCTATGGGAATTCATTTTGGACATTATCCACCGTTACCTACAGAGTTTCCAAAGCCAGATACATATGGTGAAATGCAACAGGTTGCGATGGAGCTTAGCAAAGGGTGTCCATTTTTGCGTGTTGATTTTTATGAAATTAAAGGGCATCTATTTATTGGAGAATTAACATTTTTCCCTGGTGCTGGATTTGAAAGATTTCGTCCTATGTCAAAGGATTATGAATTAGGAGAGTGGTTACATCTTGAGAATGTACATCGGGGCTGA
- a CDS encoding O-antigen ligase family protein translates to MKLNITALADRMIWFITLIFLVLSLTISFALGEANYGAYVLFACLFGLIIFYLIREQGVIKLRFNWMYAYMLIFIGACYLSAINATDVSVAMSRSFDMVKIFFMLIILYMCYQDKKSVDTLLKIGMWTGYIVCFYTVYFYGLDYFITVLSSSARIANDALNANTVGLLGANAIVMTLYYMLYNRPRWWHIIALPTLGILAATGSRKALVFVGVGTVLLFIFKSFRSANAVNSIVKVIGSLLGLTIIGIAVLQLPMFSEVLDRMSNMVEAFTGTGGDSSTIIRLALVDIGWDLFYQSPITGVGINNPSVYTFFVYGKDNYYLHNNYIELLAGTGVIGLLAYYSMYLYVAYNLIRYRDIHSNEYIMVLILFLSQIVMDMGMVSYESKSTYFYMMLFYLEVQLLRKGRKHEVQKIV, encoded by the coding sequence TTGAAGTTAAATATTACGGCTCTTGCTGATCGCATGATATGGTTCATAACTCTAATCTTTTTAGTGTTGTCGTTGACCATTTCCTTTGCCCTTGGCGAAGCGAACTATGGTGCGTATGTATTATTTGCATGCTTATTTGGTCTCATCATTTTTTATCTTATACGAGAACAGGGTGTTATAAAACTGCGGTTTAATTGGATGTATGCTTATATGTTGATTTTTATTGGTGCTTGTTATCTAAGTGCGATTAATGCCACAGATGTTTCCGTAGCTATGAGCCGAAGTTTTGATATGGTCAAGATATTCTTTATGCTCATCATTTTATACATGTGTTATCAAGATAAGAAATCGGTGGATACATTATTAAAGATTGGCATGTGGACAGGCTATATAGTTTGTTTCTATACTGTTTATTTCTACGGTTTAGATTATTTTATTACTGTTTTATCATCCTCAGCACGTATTGCTAATGATGCATTGAATGCGAATACGGTAGGGCTATTGGGTGCCAATGCTATTGTTATGACCTTGTATTATATGCTATACAATCGTCCTCGTTGGTGGCATATTATTGCATTACCAACACTTGGTATTTTAGCGGCTACAGGTAGTCGTAAGGCCTTAGTTTTTGTCGGTGTTGGTACAGTATTACTCTTTATTTTTAAAAGTTTTCGTAGTGCTAATGCGGTCAATTCTATTGTAAAAGTTATTGGTTCCTTATTAGGTCTTACCATTATAGGTATTGCGGTATTGCAATTGCCGATGTTCTCTGAAGTATTAGACCGAATGTCTAACATGGTAGAAGCCTTTACAGGCACAGGGGGGGACTCATCCACTATTATTCGGTTAGCTTTGGTAGATATTGGATGGGACTTATTTTATCAATCTCCCATAACTGGTGTAGGTATCAATAATCCATCTGTATATACTTTTTTCGTGTATGGCAAAGATAATTACTACTTGCATAACAATTATATTGAGTTATTAGCTGGCACGGGTGTCATTGGTTTACTAGCCTATTATTCAATGTATCTCTATGTGGCTTATAATTTAATTCGCTATCGTGATATCCATAGTAATGAATATATAATGGTACTCATTCTATTCCTTTCACAGATTGTTATGGATATGGGTATGGTTTCTTATGAAAGTAAGAGCACTTATTTTTATATGATGTTGTTTTATTTAGAAGTGCAACTGCTTCGGAAAGGACGAAAACATGAAGTTCAGAAAATTGTGTAA
- a CDS encoding glycosyltransferase: MKKEIIIVTISLGNDGAERILTELARQWVHDGHHITVIQTSPNRYGNEYALEEGIEQIEIHTTSSNKVIRFMQEIKELIKILKTRPNATCLSFLSASSFILAISSWFIKNRIVFSERNNPRKVPIGWHQQALRDFAFRFADALVFQTEDARSYFPKSVQNRGVIIPNPINGKLPPPIEGEREKTIVTACRLHPQKNLPMMINAFSMLADEFPAYKLVIYGQGVLEDELRAQIKSLNLENRILLPGFASNILEKVAPCSMFVSSSDFEGISNSMLEALGMGLPVVVTDCPVGGARMVIKSGENGILVPVGDTQAMYEAMRSVLKDPALAAKLSQNAIKVRDEFPLWKIAKRWLEVL; the protein is encoded by the coding sequence ATGAAAAAGGAAATAATAATTGTCACCATCTCCCTTGGTAACGATGGGGCTGAACGAATCTTAACAGAGTTGGCTCGTCAGTGGGTACATGATGGTCATCATATTACAGTTATCCAAACAAGCCCTAATCGATATGGTAATGAATATGCGTTAGAGGAAGGTATTGAACAAATCGAAATTCATACTACAAGCTCTAATAAAGTCATTCGCTTTATGCAAGAAATAAAAGAACTAATCAAAATCTTAAAGACTAGGCCAAATGCGACATGCTTATCTTTTTTGTCTGCATCGAGTTTTATCTTAGCGATTAGCTCTTGGTTTATAAAAAATCGCATTGTTTTTTCTGAACGCAATAATCCACGCAAAGTTCCTATTGGTTGGCATCAACAAGCGTTACGCGACTTTGCCTTTAGATTTGCAGATGCACTAGTATTCCAAACGGAAGATGCTCGTTCTTATTTCCCAAAATCTGTGCAAAATCGCGGTGTTATTATCCCCAATCCTATTAATGGTAAATTGCCACCACCAATAGAGGGGGAACGAGAAAAGACAATTGTTACAGCTTGTCGTTTGCATCCGCAAAAGAATTTGCCTATGATGATTAATGCCTTCAGTATGTTGGCAGACGAGTTTCCAGCGTATAAACTCGTCATTTATGGACAAGGTGTATTAGAGGATGAACTACGAGCTCAAATTAAGTCTCTTAATTTAGAGAATCGCATTTTATTGCCTGGCTTTGCTAGTAATATTTTAGAAAAGGTAGCCCCTTGTTCTATGTTTGTATCATCCTCTGATTTTGAAGGTATTTCAAATTCCATGCTAGAAGCATTGGGTATGGGCTTACCTGTAGTAGTCACAGATTGTCCTGTAGGCGGTGCTCGCATGGTAATTAAAAGTGGAGAGAATGGCATTCTCGTACCTGTAGGTGATACGCAGGCTATGTATGAAGCCATGCGCAGTGTATTAAAGGACCCTGCACTAGCGGCTAAACTTTCACAGAATGCCATCAAAGTACGCGATGAATTTCCATTATGGAAAATCGCAAAACGTTGGTTAGAAGTTTTATGA
- a CDS encoding NAD-dependent epimerase/dehydratase family protein gives MSNSVIQRELTALVHEKNYFHFLRHQRILITGATGLIGSMFIKLLILANETHDLDLKVIGHVRSHEKAKTILGEYLDNKSLTLVDGSLESIDVPCDYILHGAAPTQSKFFVEHPVETIRTSIYGTEAMLELGRRKKVKKVVYLSSMEQYGVPYESGQVMTEDRLGYLDHLNVRSSYSESKRLCECYCKSYAVEYGVPAVIARLAQTFGPGVPVSDNRVFMQFTKSALKHENIVLHTKGDSMSNYCYITDALTGILALMKAGKAGEAYNVCHDEETRSIASIAQLVATHVSNNKSKVVFDIPEDVQGFGYAPTVHMFLSSKKLKSLGWKPKVSMAQAYVRLAEYIQEEGL, from the coding sequence ATGAGTAATTCCGTTATTCAACGTGAGTTAACGGCTTTAGTACATGAAAAAAATTACTTTCATTTCCTCCGTCATCAACGCATTCTTATAACAGGTGCAACGGGGCTTATTGGATCGATGTTTATAAAATTACTTATACTTGCCAATGAGACTCATGACCTGGATTTAAAAGTGATTGGTCATGTGCGAAGCCATGAAAAGGCAAAAACCATTCTCGGTGAGTATTTAGACAATAAGTCGTTAACCCTAGTAGATGGCTCATTAGAATCTATTGATGTGCCATGTGATTATATTTTGCATGGAGCCGCACCAACACAATCTAAGTTTTTTGTAGAACATCCAGTAGAAACTATCCGTACCTCTATTTATGGCACGGAGGCCATGCTCGAGTTAGGCCGTCGAAAAAAGGTAAAGAAAGTAGTTTATTTATCTAGTATGGAACAATATGGTGTACCTTATGAGTCTGGTCAAGTTATGACTGAAGACCGATTAGGGTATCTTGATCACCTAAATGTTCGTAGTTCTTATTCTGAAAGTAAGAGACTATGTGAATGTTATTGCAAGTCCTATGCTGTGGAATATGGCGTGCCTGCTGTAATAGCTAGACTAGCTCAAACCTTTGGACCTGGTGTTCCGGTATCAGATAACCGTGTATTCATGCAGTTTACCAAGAGTGCTCTTAAACATGAAAATATTGTTCTTCACACAAAAGGCGATTCTATGTCGAACTATTGCTACATTACCGATGCATTAACTGGTATTTTAGCCCTTATGAAGGCGGGCAAAGCTGGCGAGGCCTATAATGTATGTCATGATGAAGAGACTCGTTCTATTGCAAGCATTGCTCAATTAGTGGCAACCCATGTGAGCAATAATAAGAGTAAAGTTGTTTTTGATATTCCAGAAGATGTACAAGGGTTCGGCTATGCACCGACAGTACACATGTTCTTAAGTTCTAAGAAGTTAAAGTCTTTAGGTTGGAAACCTAAGGTATCAATGGCACAAGCCTATGTAAGACTGGCAGAATATATCCAAGAGGAAGGCTTATGA
- a CDS encoding IspD/TarI family cytidylyltransferase translates to MKRIAVIFAGGVGARMKNSKTPKQFLEWNGRPILIQTLDVFEQTETIDGIVLACKAEWIDHTKQLIKKAGLQKVLSIVPGGESALESQYNGLVEAKRLFPDDAVTVLIHDGVRPLVDNSTIERNIESVESKGSAITVTPAIETVMVTQNGSINRILNRNECLMAKAPQSFRLDDIISVHNRAKDEGIHDFIDSASMMMHYGYTLYPVLGETENIKITTPSDYYMFTGIIKNRELGGLKDE, encoded by the coding sequence ATGAAACGAATAGCAGTAATCTTTGCGGGTGGCGTAGGTGCTCGTATGAAAAATAGCAAGACGCCAAAACAATTTTTAGAATGGAACGGTAGACCAATTTTGATTCAAACCTTAGATGTGTTTGAACAAACGGAGACAATTGATGGGATTGTTCTTGCCTGCAAAGCAGAATGGATTGATCATACAAAACAGCTCATCAAAAAGGCGGGGCTACAAAAGGTATTATCCATTGTGCCTGGTGGTGAAAGCGCTCTAGAATCCCAATATAATGGACTCGTAGAGGCTAAGCGTTTATTTCCTGATGATGCGGTGACTGTATTGATTCATGATGGGGTTCGTCCACTTGTAGATAATTCTACTATAGAGAGAAACATAGAATCTGTTGAATCAAAGGGGTCTGCCATTACTGTTACTCCAGCTATAGAAACGGTTATGGTTACCCAAAATGGTTCTATTAACCGCATTTTAAATCGTAATGAATGTCTCATGGCTAAAGCGCCCCAGAGTTTTAGATTAGATGATATTATATCAGTTCATAATCGTGCAAAAGATGAGGGCATTCATGACTTTATTGATTCCGCATCGATGATGATGCACTATGGATATACTCTATATCCTGTATTAGGGGAAACTGAAAATATAAAGATTACAACTCCATCTGATTATTATATGTTCACAGGGATTATTAAAAATCGTGAGCTAGGAGGATTAAAAGATGAGTAA
- a CDS encoding LicD family protein produces MSTSMTKEIQEKELNMLLYFKEFCNKHNLRFYLCGGGLIGAIRHNGFIPWDDDLDLFMPRPDYEKLAKLWPKYADTERFTYCRTDRDHIYHDAGASIRDNNTTFINRHSMHEDVCHGLALEIMPIDGCAPGKISRVLQLMWAMTFALFNAQRLPDNKGPTYRALAGYIYKIFSSQSIRYHIWRFAEKRMTQYDFDTSDECTELIGSLKGMKLRHPREDFASVVYKDFEGHQIPVMKGYERYLRLIWGDYMQLPPIEQRVAKHDAVFADLHTPYKEYKGIYYAKKEAQP; encoded by the coding sequence ATGAGTACATCTATGACAAAGGAAATACAAGAAAAAGAGCTGAATATGTTGCTGTACTTTAAAGAGTTCTGCAATAAACATAATTTGCGCTTTTATCTTTGCGGCGGTGGTCTCATTGGGGCTATACGGCATAATGGATTTATCCCTTGGGATGATGATTTAGATCTATTTATGCCTCGTCCAGATTATGAAAAGTTAGCTAAATTATGGCCCAAATATGCTGACACTGAACGATTTACGTATTGTCGTACTGATCGAGATCACATCTATCATGATGCAGGTGCATCTATAAGAGATAATAATACGACCTTTATTAATCGTCATAGTATGCATGAAGATGTTTGTCATGGTTTAGCACTTGAAATTATGCCTATTGATGGCTGTGCACCCGGCAAAATTAGTCGTGTATTGCAATTGATGTGGGCCATGACGTTTGCACTCTTTAATGCGCAGCGTTTACCAGATAATAAAGGGCCTACATATCGCGCTTTAGCTGGTTATATTTATAAAATCTTTTCCAGTCAGTCTATACGCTATCATATTTGGCGATTTGCAGAAAAGAGAATGACTCAATACGACTTTGATACCAGTGATGAATGTACGGAGTTAATTGGCAGTTTAAAAGGTATGAAGCTACGTCATCCTAGAGAGGACTTTGCTTCTGTTGTATATAAAGACTTTGAAGGTCATCAAATACCTGTTATGAAAGGGTATGAGAGATATTTGCGTCTTATTTGGGGCGACTATATGCAATTACCACCTATAGAACAACGTGTGGCAAAACATGATGCAGTATTTGCTGATCTACATACACCTTACAAGGAGTATAAAGGCATATATTATGCCAAAAAAGAAGCTCAACCATAA
- a CDS encoding sugar transferase — translation MLVKNFHDLPQELQCEAVRPYFEILNQRRTSLLCKSIFDRVMAAGLLITLSPVFLILAIMIKRDSAGEVFFRQTRVTQYGRTFGIYKFRTMVKNAESLGAQVTSQNDMRVTKVGNMLRSCRLDELPQLINILLGDMSFVGTRPEVPRYVSAYTDEMKATLLLPAGVTSIASITYKDEDQLLQNAQNVDEVYINEVLPGKMAWNLKSIKEFSFLQDIKTMIDTVLAVLR, via the coding sequence ATGCTAGTAAAGAACTTTCATGACCTACCACAAGAGCTACAGTGTGAAGCGGTTCGTCCCTATTTTGAAATATTAAATCAAAGACGTACAAGCCTTCTTTGTAAAAGCATTTTTGACCGCGTAATGGCAGCGGGACTGCTTATTACATTAAGTCCTGTATTTTTGATACTAGCCATCATGATTAAACGAGATAGTGCGGGAGAGGTTTTTTTCCGTCAAACTCGAGTGACACAGTACGGTCGTACCTTTGGCATCTACAAGTTCCGTACTATGGTAAAAAATGCAGAATCTTTAGGAGCACAAGTGACGTCGCAAAATGATATGCGTGTCACTAAGGTCGGAAATATGCTTCGCAGCTGTCGCCTCGATGAATTGCCTCAGCTTATCAATATCCTTTTAGGGGATATGAGTTTTGTTGGTACAAGACCTGAGGTTCCACGTTACGTGTCTGCTTATACAGATGAAATGAAAGCTACCTTATTATTACCAGCTGGGGTTACCAGTATTGCCAGTATTACTTATAAGGATGAAGATCAACTTTTACAAAATGCTCAAAATGTTGATGAAGTCTATATAAATGAGGTTTTACCGGGCAAGATGGCTTGGAATTTAAAGAGTATTAAGGAGTTTTCTTTTTTACAAGATATAAAAACGATGATTGATACAGTATTAGCTGTATTACGTTGA
- a CDS encoding DegT/DnrJ/EryC1/StrS family aminotransferase produces MRINFSPPDITELEINEVVEALKSGWITTGPRTKELEKKIAHQLGTPKSVCLNSATAALEMSLRVLGIGPGDEVITSAYSYTASASPVVHVGATLVLVDTQKDAYEMDYDAVARAITPKTKAIIPVDVAGVPCDYDRLRSIVDEKKSLFIPANDIQKALGHIPIVADCAHSFGASYKGVSTGNVADFSSFSFHAVKNFTTAEGGCATWRHIDGIDDETIYKQFQLLSLHGQDKDALAKTKAGAWEYDIKGTYYKCNMTDIMAAIGLAQFERYPKLLARRKELIEAYDTAFKDLPVTLLNHYTDEHESSGHLYLVRLDGRDAEYRNKVIEAMAEAGIATNVHYKPIPMHTAYKNLGFTIDDYPNAYDQFKNEITLPLHTLLTDEEVQYIIEQFKRIITEC; encoded by the coding sequence ATGAGAATTAATTTTTCTCCTCCAGATATTACAGAGTTAGAAATCAATGAAGTCGTTGAAGCCTTAAAAAGTGGGTGGATTACGACAGGTCCTCGTACTAAAGAATTAGAAAAAAAGATAGCTCACCAATTAGGTACACCTAAATCCGTTTGTTTAAACTCTGCTACTGCAGCGCTTGAAATGTCTCTTCGCGTATTGGGTATTGGACCTGGAGACGAAGTCATAACTAGTGCTTATTCTTATACAGCTAGTGCGAGTCCTGTAGTTCATGTAGGTGCTACCTTAGTACTCGTTGATACACAGAAAGATGCTTATGAAATGGATTACGATGCAGTCGCTCGCGCTATTACACCAAAAACAAAAGCAATTATCCCTGTTGATGTTGCAGGTGTACCTTGCGATTATGATCGACTACGCTCCATTGTGGATGAAAAAAAATCTCTCTTTATACCTGCTAATGATATTCAAAAAGCATTAGGTCATATCCCTATTGTGGCTGATTGTGCTCATTCCTTTGGTGCATCTTATAAAGGAGTATCAACAGGTAATGTTGCAGACTTTAGTAGTTTTTCCTTCCATGCAGTAAAAAATTTTACTACTGCTGAAGGCGGCTGTGCTACATGGCGTCATATAGATGGTATTGATGATGAAACTATTTACAAGCAATTCCAATTGCTATCTTTGCATGGTCAAGATAAGGATGCTCTTGCAAAAACAAAAGCAGGTGCTTGGGAATATGATATTAAAGGTACCTATTATAAATGTAATATGACGGATATCATGGCGGCTATTGGGCTAGCTCAATTTGAAAGATACCCAAAACTTTTGGCACGTCGTAAAGAACTTATCGAAGCTTATGATACAGCATTTAAGGATTTACCTGTTACATTGTTGAACCATTATACAGATGAGCATGAGAGTAGTGGTCACTTGTATTTAGTCCGTTTAGATGGCCGTGATGCGGAATATCGCAATAAGGTTATAGAAGCTATGGCTGAGGCTGGCATTGCAACGAATGTTCACTATAAGCCAATTCCAATGCATACGGCTTACAAAAACTTAGGCTTTACAATCGATGACTATCCAAATGCTTATGACCAATTTAAGAATGAAATTACATTGCCACTTCATACGCTCCTTACAGATGAAGAAGTGCAATATATCATTGAACAGTTTAAAAGGATTATTACCGAATGCTAG
- a CDS encoding CpsD/CapB family tyrosine-protein kinase produces the protein MIRLISNERGDTPLVEAYRTLRSNLQYVCNQYKCKLICITAATSGEGTSEVAANTALALSKNNNKVLLVDGNLRNPTQHIAFNVQNKGLTNAVMMDEDLTIHRNVVPHLDVLTAGEVVEYPSDIVDSSKLPAIFEYVRDEYDVVIIDTPPVLSVTDAVVLAEKSDGVVLVVKNEVASPKDLIEAKKRLSQVGISLLGSMVIDA, from the coding sequence ATGATTAGACTAATTTCTAATGAACGTGGTGATACACCACTTGTGGAAGCATACCGTACATTGCGTAGCAATCTTCAATATGTATGTAACCAATATAAGTGTAAGCTTATTTGCATTACTGCAGCCACTAGTGGTGAAGGCACTTCTGAGGTGGCTGCTAATACTGCATTAGCCTTATCTAAAAATAATAATAAAGTTCTTCTAGTAGATGGTAATCTACGTAATCCAACACAACATATAGCCTTTAATGTACAAAATAAGGGCCTTACAAATGCGGTGATGATGGATGAAGATTTGACGATTCATCGTAATGTAGTGCCTCATTTGGATGTTCTTACGGCGGGTGAAGTTGTTGAATATCCATCTGATATTGTAGATTCTAGCAAATTACCTGCGATTTTTGAGTATGTACGTGATGAATATGATGTGGTTATCATCGATACACCACCCGTATTGTCTGTTACAGATGCAGTTGTATTGGCAGAGAAATCAGATGGTGTTGTGTTAGTTGTTAAAAATGAAGTAGCTAGTCCAAAAGATTTGATTGAAGCTAAGAAACGGCTTTCACAAGTAGGTATTTCTCTTTTAGGATCTATGGTAATTGACGCTTAA